Sequence from the Colletotrichum higginsianum IMI 349063 chromosome 6, whole genome shotgun sequence genome:
CATCGACGAGATCAACGCGTGGCTCGAGAGGGAGGTTTGGGACCTGAAggacggggccggcggcTGGGTCGGCGAGTGGCTCGTCGGGCAGGAGAGGGGCCTGGATGCGCGGAACGGGCAGCTGTGGTACGGAGGGGGCAGGACGATCAGGCTCGGGGAGGGGTTCTGAGACGGAGGGTCCAGGCTCGGCGGCTGGGCATTGTTGCAGACGCATACGGTCATTCTACGAACGTCGCAAATGACGCATGGCGGTTGCACGCCAGCCAATAACTAAAACATGATAGACAGGAAGCTTGATACACTGGGCATacgcgcgcacacacacacacacacacacacacatacacacatagACGTCGGAGAACCAAAATGAACCATGATAAAACGTTTCTTCGTGACTCAGTTGTATGATTGACCGGCTGAGCCTTTAGGGAAAGGCATCTATCTTCTAGAGACCACAAGCTTCAGGAGCGTGGACAAGGTTTTCTCCCCGAAAGGGACTAGGTCATCCCACCTCGAGCGCGATGAACGCCCTCAGGACAACCCATCTGTCGAGTTTCCCACGCATCCCgcatctttttttttcttgtcaCTTTtcggtctctctctctctctcttcagACGCGCTTGGAGCGCCAACAGATGGCAGGGTTTGAGGTtgagggaagggaaaggcTTTTTGATGTATGCGTTTTTTTGGTATCCGTTCGCAAATCAGGGCTTTTATTTGTTCCCTATGTAGTGTTCCGCAAATGAGAACTGGTAaccctcttcgccgccattgTTCCAGCCTGATGATGATCCGTCGTATGCCGTGAAAGGAGCCATAAAAGTCGGTCGACCGAAAACACAACGCGTTTAGAAAACGAGGGCAGCAcccttggtcttcttgtcACCACTGTATAGATTGTCAGCAATCTGGTCTCGGGGGACTCGGGCAGAGCAGGAGCGGTGTTGGCGTACCCCAACTCGAAGTGCTTGCAGCGCTTCAGGGCGAGCTGAAGCTTGGTCTTGCACTTGACGCACTCCAACCGCAGGACAACCTTCTTGGTGGTCTTAGCCTTCTTGTGGAAGACAGGCTTGCTGTGGTACTGTCAGCCTTGCTCTAAGCACACGTTTGTCCCGGTGAAGAGGAGGGGTTGACCACGTAGCGTGGTAACATTGGATCCCCTCCTCAACCGGCGCCCGTCTTGCAACAGACGGCGAGTGTGTAAACGTACGTCTGACCACCGTAACCGGACTGCTTTCGGTCGTAACGTCTCTTTCCCTGCGCGAACAGCGAGGCCTATGCAAACAACCATTTAGTAAACATGTTCGTAATGTTGGTCTCGGAGGGGGGGCGATGCGTCGCTCGTTTCGTCCGTCGCGCGTGTTGCTGGGAACGtaccttgccggccttgtACTGGGTGACCTTGTGCTGGGTGTGCTTGCGGCACTCCTTGCCCTTGCAGTAGGTCATACGCGTCTTGGGAATGTTCACTGGAAACCCCGAGTCAGCCCTTGGTGTTCCTTCATCATCAAAACTGAGCCATCTCGTAAGGTAGTCTCTCGTGGTTGCAGCCGGATCGATTGTCCCTCAAGTCTCAGTCGTCCGTTCGGTGACCGGCACCGTGGTGTTGTGCGCGGGTTGGTTGTGTGTCGTATCGAGTTTCGGTGAttttcccctccctcgtGCCCCGAGATTTGTCGATTGCGCATCGGTGGGCATCGCAACGTTGGCGAAGACAGCAATCTCTCTTAATTTTCCCATATCGAATCCGGCTGGTGGCCACGCAGAGACTGAAAATGCAAAAGACTCATTTCAAAAAGGACCTACCCATCTTGGCGGCTGTTTGGTCGATGTCGCTTGCCGGAGTGTCGTGATGATGGAGTGAGAGATTTGGCTGGGGGCGTATCAAATTTCAAAAAACAAAATTCTGTGGGAGGGCAGGTGCAACGAGGCGATGTGGCTGAAAAAGGCGGGGCTCAGCCACCTCTTCCACCATTCGGGCTGTTTCACGTGACTTAGGTCGGCCCTGTCCATCAGTGTGCCGCTTTTGTCGCTTGGCTCCACCTGACAGGCAGCTGAGCGACAGCTGGCCAGTGGCAGTCTCTCTACAGGACGCCATCACAAGGCCGATTATCGACGGCTTGATTCCTTCTTTTTCCCAACTCCTTATGTTCACTCTCTTATGCGGTTGGTACTTGGCATTCGCAGCTCCGTCCAGGTCCGTTCGGCACCACGCGCCGTCTTTAACCTTATGGCCAAGAGTCAATCGTGCATCTAAACATCGAGACAGTCAGACTGTCCAGATCTAGGGCAAGCATGATGATCGCGGGAAAGCACCGCGCGTCAGAGTACCGTTTCCCATGGTAGAACACGCAATCCTCTGTTTCGACGTTCGCCCTATCTGGAAAGTCCCAACTCGCTGCTTGCGACTCGGACGGGTTGTGGCCGGCGCGCAAAGACAGAAGGCGACATTAGACTTCTCGTCCAACGGTGCAAGGGCCTGGCCGATGCCCTCCCTCCCGTCCGCCCTGACACCATCTTTCTTCAACCCTTCACGACTCGTCCCCCGGCCGCCCGGTCGCCTTCCCGAGGGTTTTCTAAACCATTTCAGCTGACAGAAGATGCCATTACACCATGGCACAAGCATACTGCTGTCAATGGCTGAATGGCAAATGCCACCCCCCCAGCCGGGACTGACGTCAGCGATAGTTCAGCCTCTGTTATCCTATGGTTTCCAGCTTTGACCTTGTACGGCATTTTACTCGAAGCCCAGGGGACTCGGTTTCGGAAAAAAAACTCTAGAATCAAAACGGTGACGTGATGCCGCAATTACGGCTCACGCGGGCGCCGGAAAGACCTGGCTAGCATGACGCATATTGATTACCCTCTATTAGACTCTCGTCGGAAtccccatcgtcgtcttccaccAGGCAAGGCTGGCATTCTTTCCTGGGCTGGCTCCCTGGTTGGAGGCCGTTGGGTTGGCTGCTCACCTCGCGACGAACACCTCGCTTGGGAGGCGCTCGGCCGAAGAGCCGAAATGCCACGATGGCTTCCGTCGATGGTGGCGTGCTCCTAGTGGGACGACTAGCCCCGAGATAGATGATGCTGTTTGGTTTTCCCGCAACCACAGGACACGGCCTTGGAGCCGAAAACAATGATCAATCAACTTGACGTATGGTAGGTAGGCTGATGACTTCAATCCACACTGGCTAGTCCGCCGTCCATGGGGCTCTGTCAATGTTGCGCCGACTTGTCGAGCAACGGCTCTCATGCCATTACCTGGGGCAAACATGATGGCTCAGATCCTACCAAGTGATTTAGCGCCTACCCTGCCGGGACACTCCCACGTCTGCGCTGAGTGCTCTTCCATCCGTGAAGAAGCGAAGCGCATAGACCTCGAGATGGCAATACTACGCCTGCAAATAGCATTACAGGGTCTAGCAGAATCCTCGACAGCGTGACGGCCGGAGTGCATACGGATGAAACCTCCACGGTGGTAACGGGGGAGCGAGTGCCCTCTGGGTACAGGAGGTACTGGATTGCAGGGCAGCAGCCGGCAGGTCACGCCTTCACTATTCCAGTCAAATGCGCAATACGCAGTACAGTACTTCCATGTTGTGGACCGGACGATTCAAGAAACAAACTGTAGCAAAACCCGACAGGAAGGGCGTCCGCCCTGCTTGAGGCCAAAGCTAATTGTGCCGGGACAAAGGCGCTGAGTGGACGAGGCTGCGTTCGGCTCACCGTCAGATGGCTTTCCGGGTGGCGTTCAttacgacgacgacgtagTCTCAGACCAGCAAAAGGTGGATGGGATTCGTCCAGAGGAGACAACAACGCGACAAGCCAACACACACGAGACACGGCGGCACAGATGACGGACCATGGCCTTCCAGATCCGGTCCTCCATGCC
This genomic interval carries:
- a CDS encoding Ribosomal protein L44 is translated as MVNIPKTRMTYCKGKECRKHTQHKVTQYKAGKASLFAQGKRRYDRKQSGYGGQTKPVFHKKAKTTKKVVLRLECVKCKTKLQLALKRCKHFELGGDKKTKGAALVF